Proteins from a single region of Gasterosteus aculeatus chromosome 20, fGasAcu3.hap1.1, whole genome shotgun sequence:
- the dcstamp gene encoding dendritic cell-specific transmembrane protein — protein sequence MHENRRGAQHHSEAVVLECCPHPSSPHVQPSSMSRRLFPLIALKRSLEDIGYLAVDVFITGNRDGFRRTLVLLLTCSFSGLLLSSLLLLYLLFSLNYDLPVAAGIAACVEALLTVALFLSKRVRCLAVLFVISIFMKKSRNLLLTAGTSLVVLRNIRNTLENTTALVRSMICNLKAKKAAAVAPFSSYVEVLKWLGEVLRGVTDLGVVNLSSRLKVSPRLESDKFRWKLSEAEQKLNDTVRRAQSLLSAVSSVTDKMFPAASFLLLALFIALHVKRYRGDARYQNRFVSGRFVGFDGKRRTEGKPHVLPLTPQEEKLYAGAASARPTAAEGRAALKFGVPVVTHFVAWVIFITMDALLYCFVDIVTRKLSELEPLHVPLLMSITGIATLMGIPLGEESHRKDFSYSVTLFEKKCLPKPKLLLYKSVVPLTGILLALFVMALMAAKVARLRLMVCERFFPGAAQERVEYLHAKILRKRRKKREGRDTCSLSSLYLKPHFWCPLLFRPKADPPSVV from the exons GAGAATAGACGTGGAGCTCAACACCACAG TGAAGCTGTGGTACTCGAGTGTTGCCCCCACCCCTCGTCCCCTCACGTACAACCTTCCTCAATGTCCAGGAGGCTCTTCCCCTTGATTGCTCTAAAACGGAGCCTCGAGGATATCGGTTACCTGGCTGTGGATGTTTTCATTACCGGTAATAGGGATGGATTTCGAAgaaccctcgtcctcctcctcacatgTAGCTTCTCCggcctcctcctcagctccttactgctcctctacctcctcttcAGCCTGAACTATGACCTGCCAGTGGCGGCGGGGATCGCCGCCTGCGTCGAGGCGCTACTGACGGTTGCCCTCTTCCTATCAAAGAGGGTACGGTGCCTGGCGGTTCTCTTCGTGATATCCATTTTCATGAAAAAGAGCCGGAACCTGCTGCTGACCGCTGGGACCAGTTTAGTGGTTCTGAGAAACATCCGCAACACCCTGGAAAACACCACGGCGCTGGTCCGGAGCATGATTTGCAACCTGAAGGCCAAGAAAGCGGCGGCGGTCGCTCCGTTCAGTAGCTACGTGGAGGTGTTGAAGTGGCTCGGCGAGGTGCTCAGGGGGGTCACGGACTTGGGGGTGGTGAACCTCAGCTCCCGCCTCAAGGTGTCCCCCAGACTGGAGTCAGACAAATTCCGGTGGAAACTGAGCGAAGCGGAGCAGAAGCTGAACGACACTGTGAGGCGCGCGCAGTCCCTGCTGAGCGCCGTCTCCTCCGTGACCGACAAGATGTTCCCCGCCGCGAGCTTCCTGCTGCTCGCGCTCTTCATAGCGCTGCACGTCAAAAGGTACCGCGGCGACGCCAGGTACCAAAACCGGTTCGTGAGCGGCAGGTTCGTGGGTTTCGACGGGAAGCGGAGGACGGAGGGGAAGCCCCACGTGCTGCCGCTCACGccgcaggaggagaagctgtaCGCCGGCGCCGCCTCGGCCCGGCCCACCGCCGCAGAGGGCAGGGCGGCGCTGAAATTTGGCGTCCCAGTTGTTACCCATTTTGTGGCTTGGGTCATATTCATAACTATGGACGCCTTGTTGTACTGCTTTGTTGACATTGTAACGAGGAAGTTATCAGAGCTGGAGCCGCTCCATGTCCCGCTGCTCATGAGCATCACA GGGATTGCGACGTTAATGGGCATCCCGCTTGGCGAGGAAAGCCATCGGAAAGACTTCTCCTACTCTGTGACCCTGTTTGAGAAGAAATGCCTTCCTAAGCCCAAGCTGCTGCTCTACAAGTCCGTCGTTCCTCTGACTGGCATCCTGCTCGCCCTGTTCGTCATGGCTCTGATGGCTGCCAAAGTGGCCCGGCTCCGGCTGATGGTCTGCGAGCGATTCTTCCCCGGCGCCGCGCAGGAGAGGGTGGAGTACCTCCACGCCAAAATCCTCAGGAAGAGACGCAAGAAGAGGGAGGGGCGAGACACCTGCAGCCTCTCATCGCTCTACTTGAAG CCACATTTCTGGTGCCCGCTGCTCTTCAGGCCCAAAGCGGATCCGCCAAGCGTCGTGTAA